In the Haloferula helveola genome, one interval contains:
- a CDS encoding zinc-dependent alcohol dehydrogenase family protein — protein MKCVQVREFAQPLELAEVAEPSPPPGGVVIEVKAAGLCRSDWHAWQGHDADIRSLPHIPGHEFSGTVVAVGRGVERWQPGDRVTAPFACGCGSCPECASGNSQVCPSQYQPGFSGPGVFAELVALPHADHNLVGLPKSVGFGEAASLGCRFATAFRALAHADQAALRPGETLAVFGCGGVGLSAVMIGAALGAEVIAIDLRTEALQQAREFGAAHVLNAGDLEGIAEWTHGRGVNVAVDAIGSRETCIQAIHSLAPRGRHIQIGLMFGDDAAPALPMPSIIAKELRVIGSHGMAASRYPEMLEMVASGRLSPARLVSRSIALHEVPAALEAMGRHQGAPGITLVERFE, from the coding sequence ATGAAATGTGTCCAGGTCCGCGAGTTCGCTCAGCCCCTCGAACTGGCCGAGGTCGCGGAGCCGAGCCCGCCACCGGGAGGCGTAGTGATCGAGGTGAAGGCGGCCGGCCTGTGCCGCAGCGACTGGCATGCATGGCAAGGGCATGATGCGGACATACGCTCCCTTCCCCATATTCCCGGACATGAGTTCTCAGGGACGGTCGTCGCGGTCGGACGAGGAGTGGAACGCTGGCAACCGGGCGACCGGGTCACAGCCCCCTTCGCCTGTGGCTGCGGTAGTTGCCCCGAGTGCGCTTCCGGAAACTCGCAGGTCTGCCCCAGTCAGTATCAGCCAGGCTTTTCCGGACCTGGCGTGTTTGCCGAGTTGGTCGCGTTGCCGCATGCGGACCACAATCTCGTCGGACTTCCCAAGTCCGTCGGCTTTGGCGAGGCCGCCTCTCTCGGATGCCGCTTCGCCACCGCCTTCCGCGCTCTCGCTCATGCCGACCAAGCCGCGCTGAGGCCCGGCGAAACTCTAGCCGTCTTCGGTTGCGGAGGCGTGGGTCTTTCCGCAGTCATGATCGGCGCGGCACTTGGAGCCGAAGTCATCGCGATCGACCTGCGCACCGAGGCCCTGCAGCAAGCCCGGGAGTTCGGCGCCGCCCATGTGTTGAATGCCGGTGATCTGGAGGGCATCGCCGAATGGACCCACGGCCGCGGCGTGAACGTGGCGGTCGATGCGATCGGCAGCCGCGAAACCTGCATTCAGGCGATCCACTCCCTCGCACCGCGTGGCAGGCACATCCAGATCGGACTGATGTTCGGCGACGACGCCGCACCTGCCCTGCCGATGCCGTCCATCATCGCCAAGGAGCTGAGAGTCATCGGAAGCCACGGCATGGCGGCATCGAGATATCCGGAGATGCTCGAAATGGTGGCGTCCGGACGGCTGTCCCCTGCCCGACTGGTGTCCCGCTCGATCGCGCTTCACGAGGTGCCTGCGGCACTTGAGGCGATGGGACGTCATCAAGGCGCCCCGGGCATCACGCTGGTCGAGCGATTCGAGTAG
- a CDS encoding prolyl oligopeptidase family serine peptidase: MTAALIALATAISYPDTRTEETVETLHGSEVADPYRWLEDDNSEETKAWVTAQNEVTQAYLADLTQRQEIHDRVAGLLNFERIGTPREFGGRWFFTHNSGLQNQSVLKTSASLGGEPELLLDPNTLSEDGTVSLADWAPSEDGKLLAWALSRGGSDWNEIRIRDVSTGKDLDDHLQWVKFSGISWLPDGSGFYYSRYDAPGDNAELTAKNENHQLWFHKVGTPQSEDRLVYRRKDHPGWGFGGGVTDDGKFLVIHVFDGTSTSNRSFYQKLGGEGGDGEIVELLKDADAAYGFIGNVGSRFFYRTNLDAPRYRVIAIDIEKPARDGWQEVIPQTAENLDEVSLVGGHLVCGYLKDARSVIRVHDLEGKHVRDVDLPGLGSAGGFRGRLDDTHTFYGFSSFTDPGAIYRYEIASGKSELWRKPDIDFDGSGYVAKQVFVPSKDGTKVPAFIVHQKGIGLDGSNRALLYGYGGFNIPMTPGFSVSRAVWLERGGIFVLACIRGGGEYGKEWHESAIKLKKQNSYDDFIAVAEWLTENHYTSRKKLAIQGGSNGGLLVGACMTQRPELFGACLPAVGVMDLLRFHKFTIGWAWKRDYGDPEDPEEFANLLKISPYHNLKPGIRYPATLVTTADHDDRVVPAHSFKFAARLQACQPSDAPPVLIRIDTSAGHGAGTALDKVIDLAADQWAFLEANLKD; this comes from the coding sequence ATGACCGCCGCTTTGATCGCACTTGCCACCGCCATTTCCTACCCCGACACCCGGACCGAAGAGACTGTCGAGACGCTCCATGGCAGCGAAGTCGCCGATCCCTACCGTTGGCTCGAGGACGACAATTCCGAGGAAACGAAGGCGTGGGTGACGGCACAGAACGAGGTTACCCAAGCCTACCTTGCCGACCTCACCCAGCGTCAGGAGATCCACGATCGTGTCGCCGGGTTGCTCAATTTCGAGCGCATCGGGACACCGCGGGAGTTCGGCGGGCGCTGGTTCTTCACCCACAACTCCGGTCTGCAAAATCAGAGCGTGCTGAAGACCTCGGCGTCGCTCGGGGGTGAGCCGGAGCTCTTGCTCGATCCCAATACATTGTCCGAAGACGGCACCGTCTCGCTCGCCGACTGGGCTCCCAGCGAGGACGGGAAGCTGCTCGCATGGGCACTGTCCCGTGGCGGTAGCGACTGGAACGAAATCCGGATTCGCGACGTGTCGACCGGCAAGGATCTCGATGACCATCTGCAATGGGTGAAGTTCAGCGGGATCTCGTGGCTGCCGGACGGCTCCGGATTCTACTACAGCCGCTACGATGCTCCGGGGGACAATGCCGAGCTGACCGCCAAGAACGAGAATCACCAGTTGTGGTTTCACAAGGTCGGCACACCCCAGTCCGAAGACCGGCTGGTTTACCGTCGGAAGGACCACCCCGGTTGGGGGTTCGGGGGCGGTGTCACGGATGACGGCAAGTTCCTCGTGATCCACGTGTTCGACGGCACGTCGACCAGCAACCGCTCGTTTTACCAAAAGCTCGGGGGGGAAGGCGGCGACGGCGAGATCGTCGAGCTGCTGAAGGATGCCGATGCCGCCTACGGTTTCATCGGAAACGTCGGCTCCCGCTTTTTCTACCGCACCAATCTCGATGCCCCGCGCTACCGGGTCATTGCGATCGATATCGAAAAACCGGCTCGTGACGGTTGGCAGGAAGTCATTCCGCAGACGGCTGAAAACCTCGACGAAGTCTCGCTCGTTGGCGGTCATCTTGTCTGCGGATACCTGAAGGACGCCCGCAGCGTGATTCGAGTGCACGACCTCGAAGGCAAGCACGTGCGCGATGTTGATCTTCCGGGGCTTGGCTCGGCTGGCGGGTTTCGTGGCCGGCTCGACGACACCCACACCTTCTATGGCTTCAGCTCGTTCACCGACCCCGGTGCCATCTACCGCTACGAGATCGCCTCCGGCAAAAGCGAGTTGTGGCGCAAACCTGACATCGACTTCGACGGCTCGGGCTACGTGGCGAAGCAGGTCTTCGTTCCGAGCAAGGATGGAACCAAGGTCCCCGCATTCATCGTTCACCAAAAGGGGATCGGACTTGATGGTTCCAACCGCGCGTTGCTCTACGGATACGGTGGCTTCAATATCCCGATGACTCCCGGGTTCTCCGTCAGCCGCGCCGTCTGGCTCGAACGCGGCGGAATCTTTGTCCTCGCCTGCATCCGCGGGGGTGGCGAGTACGGCAAGGAATGGCACGAGTCCGCGATCAAGCTCAAGAAGCAGAACAGCTACGACGACTTCATCGCTGTTGCCGAGTGGCTGACCGAGAACCACTACACTTCCCGTAAAAAACTGGCGATCCAGGGCGGGAGCAATGGCGGCCTGCTCGTCGGGGCCTGCATGACCCAGCGCCCCGAGCTGTTTGGCGCATGCCTGCCGGCGGTTGGTGTCATGGACCTGCTCCGCTTCCACAAGTTCACGATCGGCTGGGCGTGGAAGCGCGACTACGGCGATCCCGAGGACCCCGAGGAGTTCGCGAACCTGCTGAAGATCTCGCCCTACCACAACCTGAAGCCCGGCATCCGTTATCCCGCCACGCTCGTCACGACCGCCGATCACGATGACCGCGTCGTCCCTGCCCATAGCTTCAAATTCGCCGCCCGTCTTCAGGCGTGCCAGCCGTCCGACGCCCCGCCGGTCCTGATCCGCATCGACACCAGCGCCGGCCACGGCGCCGGCACCGCGCTCGACAAGGTCATCGATCTCGCCGCGGACCAGTGGGCATTCCTTGAGGCGAACCTGAAGGACTGA